A genome region from Zootoca vivipara chromosome 11, rZooViv1.1, whole genome shotgun sequence includes the following:
- the LOC118076906 gene encoding cytochrome P450 1A1-like, protein MNFSAEDISFSKVTIAFFTVASILISIRIFMKSKQPRPPGPWSLPIVGNLLHLGEHPYISFDRMRKKYGDVFQIKLGMVPVVVVNGLDAVRQVLLRDGESFAARPDMHTFSFFADGESLSFSVKYGESWKLQKQIASKALRSLTKSEATSSTCSCLLEEHVCAEALELVKTFMELSKQADSFDPADSTTCAVANVVCALCFNKRYDHDDEEFRCMLKVNNDFIKASGAFNPADFIPCLRYLPLPAAKAAREFYGKFNNFVAKRVEDHYTTYDKNHLRDITDALISVGNEKREDGKGPALSHKKIIVTVNDIFGAGFATLSVCLQWIFLYLISNPEIQTKIQEEIDAKIGERPPRFEDRKVLHYTEAFLHEIFRHTSFLPFTIPHCTTKDATLNGYHIPAKTCIFVNMYQVNHDESLWEDPYLFKPHRFLNENGELNKSLAEKVLIFGIGIRKCLGEEVARNEVFVILTTILQQLRLEKPPEDHLDLNPIYGLSMAPKPYRIKVLLRT, encoded by the exons atgaaTTTTTCAGCTGAAGACATTTCCTTTTCAAAGGTGACCATTGCCTTCTTTACGGTGGCTTCCATTTTAATTTCTATACGAATTTTTATGAAGAGCAAGCAACCTCGGCCACCAGGACCTTGGTCTCTGCCAATTGTGGGGAATCTTCTCCACTTGGGAGAGCATCCCTACATTTCATTTGATCGCATGCGGAAGAAATACGGAGATGTGTTTCAGATAAAGCTGGGAATGGTGCCAGTCGTGGTGGTTAATGGACTGGATGCAGTGAGGCAGGTGCTGCTTAGAGATGGGGAGAGTTTTGCTGCCCGACCTGACATGcacaccttttctttttttgctgatgGAGAGAGCCTGTCATTTTCTGTGAAGTACGGAGAAAGCTGGAAGCTTCAGAAGCAAATTGCCAGCAAAGCTTTAAGGTCACTCACCAAATCAGAAGCCACGTCTTCCACTTGCTCTTGTCTGCTGGAAGAGCATGTTTGTGCTGAAGCTTTGGAACTGGTGAAAACCTTCATGGAGCTCTCCAAGCAGGCTGATAGCTTTGACCCTGCTGACTCCACTACCTGTGCAGTTGCCAATGTTGTCTGTGCCCTCTGCTTCAACAAAAGGTATGACCATGACGACGAGGAGTTTCGATGCATGCTTAAGGTAAACAATGATTTCATAAAAGCATCAGGCGCCTTCAATCCAGCTGATTTTATACCATGCCTTCGTTACCTCCCGCTGCCTGCCGCAAAGGCTGCTCGAGAGTTTTATgggaagttcaacaactttgttgCAAAACGTGTAGAAGACCACTATACCACATACGATAAG aACCATCTCAGAGACATCACGGATGCCCTGATTAGTGTAGGCAATGAAAAAAGAGAGGATGGAAAAGGTCCAGCTTTATCTCATAAAAAGATAATAGTTACAGTCAATGACATTTTTGGGGCTG GCTTTGCTACACTGTCAGTATGTTTGCAATGGATATTTTTGTACCTGATAAGCAATCCGGAAATTCAAACGAAAATTCAAGAAGAAATTG ATGCAAAGATTGGAGAAAGACCACCAAGGTTTGAAGATCGGAAAGTTCTACATTACACAGAAGCTTTTCTTCACGAAATATTTAGGCACACCTCCTTCCTGCCCTTCACTATTCCTCACTG TACCACCAAAGATGCCACTCTGAATGGGTACCATATTCCCGCAAAGACTTGTATCTTCGTTAACATGTATCAAGTAAATCATGATGA ATCTTTATGGGAAGACCCTTACTTGTTTAAACCACATAGATTTCTGAATGAAAATGGAGAGCTCAACAAGAGCTTGGCTGAGAAGGTATTGATCTTTGGAATAGGAATACGAAAATGTTTGGGAGAAGAAGTCGCCCGCAATGAAGTCTTTGTCATCCTCACCACCATCTTGCAGCAGTTGAGGCTGGAGAAACCTCCTGAAGATCATCTAGATCTGAATCCAATTTATGGGCTGTCCATGGCACCTAAACCATACCGAATTAAAGTATTATTGCGCACTTGA